In a genomic window of Nodularia sp. LEGE 06071:
- a CDS encoding DUF4912 domain-containing protein: MAKERPPLEEMTLRQLRKVASEYSISRYSRMRKSQLLASIQEVQRSKISLSPTRSLEAQETVEAAKFELGQEDRTGGSLADVDEGLADLPQGYGESRIVLLPRDPQWAYTYWDIPHEHKAELRQQGGQQLALRIYDVTDIDIDHQSPHSIQEYPADELAREWYIPIPVSDRDYVIDIGYRTADGRWLVLARSARVHIPPVYPSDWIEDAFVTVNFEEDLRGKTVYELVPPAKKAAAAASAGIGVNGNSNPIYEEIFGLAESAEAQRVAGSLFGSMHQVPSSARPEEAISSYVFPSGVGMWAVPTASGLTMSGAGMSGAGFSAGVPMRPRQFWLVADAELIVYGATEPDATVTIGGRQIKLNPDGTFRFQMSFQDGLIDYPIVGVAADGEQTRSIQMKFNRETPSRNTNTKDEAVVEWFA; the protein is encoded by the coding sequence ATGGCAAAAGAACGCCCACCACTAGAAGAGATGACATTAAGGCAACTACGCAAAGTTGCCAGTGAATATAGCATCTCTCGCTATAGCCGAATGCGTAAATCTCAACTGCTGGCATCGATTCAAGAAGTCCAGCGCAGCAAAATATCGCTTAGTCCAACTCGTTCACTGGAGGCACAGGAAACCGTGGAAGCAGCAAAATTTGAATTAGGCCAAGAAGACCGAACTGGTGGTTCTTTGGCTGATGTTGATGAAGGACTGGCAGACCTACCACAAGGTTATGGTGAAAGCCGGATTGTACTGTTACCCCGCGATCCTCAATGGGCTTATACCTACTGGGATATTCCTCACGAACATAAAGCGGAACTACGCCAACAAGGTGGACAGCAACTAGCACTGCGGATCTACGATGTTACCGACATCGATATTGATCACCAAAGCCCTCACAGTATTCAAGAATATCCTGCTGACGAATTGGCAAGAGAATGGTATATTCCCATTCCAGTGAGCGATCGCGATTATGTCATAGATATCGGTTACCGTACTGCTGATGGTCGTTGGTTAGTATTGGCGCGTTCTGCGAGAGTACACATTCCTCCTGTTTATCCATCAGACTGGATTGAGGATGCTTTTGTGACTGTCAACTTTGAAGAAGATTTACGTGGTAAAACTGTTTACGAATTAGTCCCCCCGGCGAAGAAAGCCGCAGCCGCAGCGTCAGCCGGAATAGGAGTAAACGGTAACAGTAACCCCATATACGAAGAAATCTTTGGCTTGGCTGAATCTGCCGAAGCCCAACGAGTTGCTGGTTCTCTGTTCGGTTCCATGCACCAAGTACCAAGTTCTGCACGTCCGGAAGAAGCTATTAGTTCCTACGTTTTCCCCTCTGGTGTAGGTATGTGGGCTGTTCCTACTGCGTCTGGTTTAACCATGTCTGGTGCTGGTATGTCAGGTGCGGGCTTCTCGGCTGGCGTACCAATGCGTCCTCGCCAATTCTGGTTAGTTGCTGACGCTGAGTTAATTGTTTACGGTGCAACCGAACCTGATGCAACTGTGACTATTGGCGGTCGTCAAATTAAACTGAATCCAGATGGGACATTCCGCTTCCAAATGTCCTTCCAAGATGGTTTGATTGACTATCCAATTGTGGGTGTGGCGGCTGATGGTGAACAAACACGATCAATTCAAATGAAGTTTAATCGTGAGACTCCATCTCGAAATACCAATACTAAAGATGAAGCCGTTGTAGAATGGTTTGCTTAA
- the ntrB gene encoding nitrate ABC transporter permease has translation MIFQLNLAAIMAIAGQTAWKKAKPIVARDVFLLPALGFLGIIVLWWVVALFNHQLMPTPPEAFIANLDYILNPFYQRGPGNLGIGWLLIASLRRVLIGFFLGAVVAIPVGFLIGMSKSAMLAFNPIIQIFKPVSPLAWLPIALAIFNLAEPSAIFVIFITSLWPTIINTALGVASVPKDYLDVARVLEIPRWRRITKIIWPASLPYIFTGLRISLGIAWLVIVAVEMLTGGIGIGFFVWDEWSRLNLSSVFLAVIVIGVTGLVLDYGLGKIQEIVTHRPTVSN, from the coding sequence ATGATATTTCAATTAAATTTAGCAGCGATTATGGCGATCGCTGGTCAAACTGCTTGGAAAAAAGCTAAACCTATAGTTGCCAGAGACGTTTTCCTTCTACCTGCTCTGGGATTTTTAGGGATTATTGTGTTGTGGTGGGTTGTAGCACTGTTTAATCATCAATTAATGCCGACTCCACCGGAAGCTTTTATTGCCAATCTTGATTACATTTTAAATCCTTTTTATCAACGAGGCCCTGGGAACTTAGGAATTGGCTGGTTGTTGATAGCCAGTCTGCGACGGGTCTTGATTGGTTTTTTCTTGGGCGCAGTTGTAGCGATTCCTGTGGGATTTCTCATTGGTATGTCTAAGTCAGCCATGCTTGCGTTTAATCCCATTATTCAGATTTTTAAACCCGTATCACCCTTGGCTTGGTTGCCGATTGCTCTAGCCATCTTTAATTTGGCAGAACCTTCCGCAATTTTTGTAATTTTTATTACTTCTTTGTGGCCAACAATTATTAATACTGCCTTGGGAGTCGCCAGCGTTCCCAAAGACTATTTAGATGTGGCACGAGTGTTAGAAATACCCCGTTGGCGACGGATTACGAAAATTATCTGGCCTGCAAGTTTGCCGTATATTTTCACAGGATTACGCATTAGTTTAGGGATTGCTTGGCTAGTCATTGTTGCTGTAGAAATGCTCACAGGTGGTATTGGGATTGGGTTTTTTGTCTGGGATGAATGGAGTCGTCTGAATCTCAGTTCCGTCTTTTTAGCTGTGATTGTGATTGGTGTAACTGGACTAGTTCTAGACTACGGATTGGGCAAAATTCAAGAAATAGTAACCCACCGGCCTACAGTTTCTAATTAA
- a CDS encoding DUF2301 domain-containing membrane protein, with product MTTQTLSAPEVYQGQFGEFSIDESDRTGVIIYRAGLMVAALSFAIGSALVLFNNNPTTIAALTPLYACFSLGLGISLLTIHIYMALLHRLLQVFWAIGSISAVVLALSSSEPLAIAVYNQPLTLFGIGFTFVALTGIFFKEAFCFNRLETKLLTFIVPLLLLGHLVGILPTHWEQALLGVWAILFLVFALRKAFQAIPPDIGDKSVFTYLKAQSSAKV from the coding sequence ATGACGACACAAACACTATCTGCACCAGAAGTTTATCAAGGTCAGTTTGGGGAATTTTCAATTGATGAAAGCGATCGCACTGGGGTGATTATCTACCGCGCTGGTTTAATGGTAGCAGCACTCAGCTTTGCCATCGGCAGCGCTTTGGTTTTATTCAACAATAATCCTACTACTATAGCGGCACTCACTCCTTTATATGCCTGTTTTAGTCTTGGTCTGGGTATCAGTTTATTAACCATTCACATCTACATGGCATTGCTGCACCGACTATTACAAGTTTTTTGGGCGATCGGCAGTATATCAGCAGTAGTCCTGGCATTGTCTAGTAGTGAACCTTTAGCGATCGCAGTTTACAACCAACCGCTAACATTATTTGGGATAGGTTTTACCTTCGTGGCATTAACAGGTATTTTTTTCAAAGAAGCTTTTTGCTTTAATCGCCTAGAAACTAAGTTATTAACTTTCATAGTTCCCTTACTTCTGCTGGGACATTTGGTAGGAATTTTACCAACTCACTGGGAACAAGCTTTATTAGGAGTTTGGGCAATTTTGTTTCTAGTATTTGCCTTGCGTAAAGCATTCCAAGCCATTCCGCCAGATATTGGCGATAAATCTGTATTTACCTATTTGAAAGCACAAAGTTCAGCTAAGGTTTAA
- a CDS encoding ABC transporter ATP-binding protein gives MKDMPLVVNNPHQVMSRPNFLEIENLVKAYPTPDKGNFVVLDGVNLTIGEDEYISVIGHSGCGKSTLLKIVAGLDKATSGSVRLDGKEIRQPGAERMMVFQSYSLLPWLTVRENIRLAVDEVLKDANRAEKISIVNEHLAMVNLIAAADKYPDEISGGMKQRVGIARALAIRPKMLLMDEPFGALDALTRGKLQRQVLDIWENNRQAVMMITHDVDEAIYMSDRIVLMTNGPKATIGEILEVPFEHPRDRAAMRNSREYFELRNQALNFLDKNFTQDE, from the coding sequence ATGAAAGATATGCCATTAGTAGTAAATAATCCTCACCAAGTTATGTCTCGCCCTAATTTTTTAGAAATTGAAAATTTAGTCAAGGCTTACCCGACACCTGATAAAGGTAATTTTGTCGTGCTAGATGGAGTTAATTTAACCATTGGTGAAGATGAATATATTTCTGTAATTGGTCATTCTGGTTGTGGTAAATCAACTCTGCTGAAGATAGTCGCTGGGTTAGACAAAGCCACTTCTGGCTCAGTCCGGCTCGATGGCAAAGAAATTCGGCAACCAGGAGCCGAAAGGATGATGGTATTTCAAAGCTACTCACTGTTACCTTGGTTAACTGTGCGCGAAAATATCCGTTTAGCTGTAGATGAAGTGCTAAAAGATGCTAATCGCGCCGAAAAAATTAGCATCGTAAATGAACATTTAGCAATGGTGAACTTAATAGCGGCAGCTGATAAATATCCTGATGAAATTTCTGGAGGGATGAAGCAAAGAGTAGGTATTGCCAGAGCCTTAGCAATCCGACCAAAAATGTTACTTATGGATGAACCTTTTGGGGCATTAGATGCCCTAACTAGGGGGAAATTACAACGACAGGTATTAGATATTTGGGAAAATAATCGCCAAGCAGTAATGATGATTACTCACGATGTCGATGAAGCAATTTATATGTCAGATCGCATCGTATTAATGACTAATGGACCGAAAGCGACGATTGGAGAAATATTAGAGGTTCCTTTTGAGCATCCACGAGATCGCGCTGCTATGCGAAACTCCAGAGAATATTTTGAACTCCGCAATCAAGCACTCAATTTCCTCGATAAAAACTTTACACAAGACGAATAA
- a CDS encoding SAM hydrolase/SAM-dependent halogenase family protein, with product MTEPQINQVSLLALMSDFGDRDVYVSVMKGAIAQINPQLTVVDLTHQIPPQNIAAARFCLMNAYPYFPVGTVSVAVVDPGVGSKRRAIAVEFAQGFLVGPDNGIFSGVLSQSPAINTVELTNSNYWRTPEPSKTFHGRDIFAPVGAHLASGVTLKQLGQEIDSGTLVQLDIGECNQTNSGVTGCIQYIDYFGNLISNIPERYVQGKNWSVQVAGVNIPGCETYSDVKLGEVAAFVGSHGWVEIAINSGNASSQLQLNWQDALQVLFLESNQTA from the coding sequence ATGACTGAACCACAGATAAATCAAGTATCACTCCTGGCACTAATGAGCGATTTTGGCGATCGCGATGTCTATGTTAGTGTCATGAAAGGTGCGATCGCTCAAATTAATCCCCAGTTAACGGTGGTAGACTTGACACACCAGATTCCGCCGCAAAATATCGCCGCAGCTAGGTTCTGTCTGATGAATGCTTATCCCTATTTCCCGGTGGGTACAGTATCTGTGGCAGTGGTAGATCCGGGAGTGGGCAGTAAGCGCAGAGCGATCGCGGTAGAATTTGCTCAAGGGTTTCTAGTAGGACCAGATAATGGCATATTTAGTGGGGTACTCAGTCAAAGTCCAGCCATTAACACCGTTGAACTGACAAACTCTAATTATTGGCGCACACCTGAACCCAGCAAAACTTTTCACGGTAGAGATATATTTGCACCTGTGGGCGCTCATCTTGCTAGTGGTGTCACGTTAAAACAGCTGGGACAAGAAATCGATTCAGGAACTTTGGTACAGTTGGATATAGGCGAATGCAACCAAACTAATTCCGGCGTGACAGGTTGTATTCAATATATTGATTATTTTGGCAACTTAATCAGCAATATTCCCGAAAGATATGTGCAAGGTAAAAATTGGTCTGTGCAAGTCGCTGGGGTAAATATACCGGGATGTGAAACTTATAGTGATGTGAAACTGGGAGAAGTAGCCGCTTTCGTTGGTAGTCATGGCTGGGTAGAAATTGCCATCAATAGCGGTAATGCATCCTCACAGTTGCAGCTAAACTGGCAAGATGCGTTACAAGTCTTATTCTTGGAGTCAAACCAAACCGCATAA
- a CDS encoding ABC transporter substrate-binding protein produces the protein MGDNHWTRRDFIKSIGATTAGIGLSSCGIAGNTGARGLTEEVLAVEPLVKSQDLEKPDLIVGYVPVNDCAPFAIAWKKGFFRKYGLNVTLNREASWATSRDGLIFGRLDASPVVSGAVTNARIGAEGARQAPLCAAMNIHRHGNAMTMNQAMWDFGLRPWYEYQEQYGDGALEAFGRDFRGYFAKQPTERKVWAVVLSSAIYEYFIRYLSAAAGVDPLKEFRVIIVPPPLMVTNVRIGAMQAYMVAEPWNTRAITGNEGIGFTFAQGKEIWLGHPDRLLGVMESFIDNYPKTYRSLVKAMIEACQYCSNPENRQEVAELITDRSFTGAKPRNPDAPISKLTSPGILGNYNYGGFDGKDRTIKSADGTIFFNIPQNLPQQPGNHSTFLWTSQSLWLMTQAARWGQISKFPKNADQIARSGWRTDLYREIAAEMGIDCPQDDYKIEPPEVFIDKVGFDPSDPVGYMNKFAIRANAPTRFFMS, from the coding sequence ATGGGTGATAATCATTGGACTCGACGAGACTTTATTAAAAGCATCGGAGCAACAACAGCTGGGATAGGGCTGTCATCCTGTGGTATTGCTGGTAATACAGGTGCTAGAGGGTTGACTGAAGAAGTCTTAGCTGTTGAACCGTTAGTCAAATCTCAAGACTTAGAAAAACCTGACTTGATTGTGGGATATGTCCCTGTTAATGATTGTGCGCCATTTGCGATCGCCTGGAAAAAAGGTTTCTTCCGCAAATATGGTTTGAACGTCACACTCAACCGCGAAGCTAGTTGGGCAACATCCCGCGACGGGCTAATTTTTGGTCGTCTAGATGCTTCCCCCGTAGTATCCGGTGCTGTGACCAACGCCAGAATTGGTGCAGAAGGCGCACGTCAAGCCCCCTTATGTGCAGCCATGAACATTCATCGCCACGGTAACGCCATGACCATGAACCAAGCCATGTGGGATTTTGGGCTACGTCCGTGGTATGAGTACCAAGAACAATACGGAGATGGTGCATTAGAAGCCTTTGGGCGCGATTTTCGCGGCTACTTTGCCAAGCAACCAACAGAACGCAAAGTTTGGGCAGTAGTTCTCAGTTCTGCCATTTACGAATATTTTATCCGTTACTTATCCGCCGCCGCAGGTGTTGACCCACTCAAAGAGTTCCGCGTCATCATTGTGCCACCGCCCCTAATGGTGACAAATGTGCGAATTGGCGCAATGCAAGCTTATATGGTGGCTGAACCTTGGAACACTAGAGCAATAACAGGTAACGAAGGCATCGGCTTTACCTTCGCCCAAGGCAAAGAAATCTGGTTGGGACACCCAGATAGACTATTGGGAGTGATGGAATCTTTCATTGACAATTATCCCAAAACCTATCGTTCCTTGGTTAAGGCGATGATAGAAGCCTGTCAGTATTGCAGCAACCCGGAAAATCGCCAGGAAGTTGCCGAACTGATTACAGACCGTTCCTTTACAGGTGCTAAACCCAGAAATCCCGACGCACCCATCTCTAAATTAACCAGTCCGGGAATTCTCGGCAATTACAACTATGGTGGGTTTGATGGCAAAGACCGCACCATTAAATCTGCCGATGGCACGATTTTCTTTAATATTCCTCAGAACCTTCCGCAACAGCCAGGAAACCATTCAACATTCCTCTGGACATCCCAAAGTCTCTGGTTAATGACCCAAGCTGCCCGTTGGGGACAAATTTCCAAGTTTCCCAAAAATGCTGATCAAATCGCCCGCAGCGGTTGGCGAACAGATTTATATCGGGAGATAGCAGCTGAAATGGGTATTGACTGTCCCCAGGATGATTATAAAATCGAACCTCCAGAAGTATTCATAGACAAAGTAGGCTTTGATCCTAGCGACCCAGTGGGATATATGAATAAATTTGCAATTAGGGCTAATGCTCCCACGCGTTTCTTTATGTCTTAA
- a CDS encoding IMS domain-containing protein: MRIPLDYYRILGLPLAASDEQLRQSYSDRIMQLPRREYSQAAISSRKQLIEEAYVVLSNPKERSSYDQLYLAHAYGPDGNGNATVAVGTHTESNNADADIQSLSIDISQEELVGALLILQELGEYELVLKLGHNYLTNQGGIASARGANDLESEEFLENSDYPDIVLTVALACLELGREHWQQGQYENAAISLETGQELLAREGLFASVQAEMQADLYKLRPYRILELLALPEEKFAQRRQGLGFLHDILSDRGGIDGTGNDQSGLNIDDFLRFIQQLRNYLTVGEQHKLFEAESKRPSAVATYLAVYALLARGFTQYQPALIRQAKQMLMRLGKRQDVHLEQSLCALLLGQTEEATRVLELSQEYEALALIREKSLDSPDLLPGLCLYAEQWLQNEVFLHFRDLAKQQASLKDYFANQKVQAYLEALPNDAETSQEWAIINRQSFSHPPRQSYHSTAVSPQFAQDKTPDADLSATPDHKRHENANFTPTHGSTPPDIISRVANSQTHLAQFSHPEHTTRATNHHLNGAAKSTPTSQVKKRRRRKPSQPVNRGYPQQQQAFAATLEGKTRLVWTIFGSLAGILVFWLLVSTTFGLVKNLLFPAPVLQGEQLFVQLNEPPINIPDESSKLQPPEGSLTDGTAQEVIQTWLSTKAAALGPKYNLDSLQDILTDTTLSQWRGLAQQERSQNRHRTYNHTVKVEYFDQKSDQAVVVATVREVTQFYDQGQIRNFTDETLRVRYSLIRQADVWRIQNMSVIN, from the coding sequence GTGCGAATTCCGCTAGATTACTACCGAATTTTGGGATTACCGTTAGCGGCAAGTGATGAACAGTTGCGGCAGTCATACAGCGATCGCATTATGCAATTGCCGCGACGAGAGTATTCTCAAGCAGCAATTTCTTCTCGCAAACAACTCATAGAAGAAGCTTACGTGGTTTTATCCAATCCTAAAGAACGTAGCAGTTATGACCAGCTTTATCTTGCCCATGCCTATGGCCCTGACGGCAATGGTAATGCTACTGTTGCAGTGGGAACCCACACAGAAAGCAACAACGCTGATGCTGACATCCAGAGTCTGAGTATTGACATTTCCCAAGAGGAATTAGTTGGTGCTTTATTGATTCTGCAAGAACTGGGGGAATATGAACTGGTACTAAAGCTAGGTCATAATTACCTCACGAATCAAGGCGGTATAGCATCTGCTAGAGGCGCAAATGATCTCGAAAGTGAAGAATTTCTCGAAAATTCTGATTACCCAGATATTGTTCTGACTGTAGCGCTGGCTTGTCTTGAGTTGGGTCGGGAGCATTGGCAGCAAGGTCAGTATGAAAATGCGGCTATTTCTTTAGAAACTGGTCAAGAACTGCTAGCTCGTGAAGGGCTATTTGCCAGCGTCCAGGCGGAAATGCAGGCTGATTTGTATAAATTGCGCCCCTATCGAATTTTGGAATTGTTGGCATTACCTGAAGAAAAGTTTGCCCAAAGAAGACAAGGCTTAGGATTTTTGCATGACATCTTGAGCGATCGCGGTGGTATCGATGGTACTGGCAATGATCAATCAGGTCTGAATATAGATGATTTTTTACGCTTTATCCAGCAATTACGCAACTATTTAACAGTTGGTGAACAACATAAGTTATTTGAAGCGGAAAGTAAACGTCCATCTGCTGTTGCCACTTACTTGGCGGTTTATGCCTTATTAGCACGGGGATTCACTCAATATCAACCGGCTTTAATTCGTCAGGCGAAGCAAATGCTGATGCGTTTGGGAAAACGTCAAGATGTGCATTTAGAACAATCGCTGTGTGCGCTGCTACTGGGTCAAACCGAAGAAGCCACCCGTGTTTTAGAACTCAGTCAGGAATACGAAGCCCTAGCTTTGATTCGGGAAAAATCCCTAGACTCTCCCGACTTGCTACCGGGGCTATGTTTGTATGCTGAACAATGGTTACAAAATGAAGTATTCCTTCACTTTCGAGATTTAGCTAAACAGCAAGCTTCGCTGAAAGATTATTTTGCTAACCAAAAGGTGCAAGCTTATTTAGAAGCTTTACCTAACGATGCAGAAACCAGTCAGGAATGGGCTATCATCAATCGTCAGTCTTTTTCCCACCCTCCGCGTCAGAGTTATCATTCCACTGCTGTTTCTCCACAATTTGCCCAGGATAAAACACCTGATGCGGATTTATCAGCAACGCCAGATCACAAAAGACATGAAAATGCCAACTTCACGCCAACTCATGGCAGTACACCACCAGATATCATTTCACGAGTGGCTAACTCACAAACACATTTAGCACAATTTTCTCATCCTGAACACACAACCAGAGCCACTAACCATCATCTCAATGGTGCAGCTAAATCAACTCCCACTAGTCAAGTCAAAAAGCGCCGGAGACGAAAGCCCAGTCAACCTGTCAACCGGGGTTATCCTCAACAGCAACAAGCTTTTGCTGCGACTTTAGAAGGAAAAACACGACTTGTTTGGACTATATTTGGTTCTTTAGCAGGTATCTTAGTTTTTTGGCTGTTAGTTTCGACGACATTTGGATTGGTGAAAAATTTATTATTCCCTGCACCAGTTTTACAAGGTGAACAGTTATTTGTGCAACTGAATGAACCACCCATAAATATTCCAGACGAAAGCAGCAAGTTACAACCCCCAGAAGGTTCTTTGACCGATGGGACGGCGCAAGAAGTTATTCAGACTTGGCTATCTACTAAAGCCGCAGCTTTAGGGCCGAAATATAACCTGGATAGTTTACAAGACATTCTTACAGATACAACTCTTTCTCAATGGCGGGGGCTGGCCCAACAAGAGAGGTCACAGAACCGCCATCGGACATATAACCACACAGTCAAGGTGGAATACTTTGATCAGAAATCGGATCAAGCTGTAGTCGTGGCTACAGTCAGGGAAGTCACGCAGTTCTATGACCAGGGTCAGATCAGAAATTTTACTGATGAAACTTTGCGGGTGCGATACTCTTTAATTCGACAAGCCGATGTTTGGCGTATCCAAAATATGTCGGTTATTAATTAA